In one Ascaphus truei isolate aAscTru1 unplaced genomic scaffold, aAscTru1.hap1 HAP1_SCAFFOLD_838, whole genome shotgun sequence genomic region, the following are encoded:
- the LOC142486393 gene encoding endonuclease 8-like 1, translated as MPEGPELHLASLFVNVACAELRFAGAVEKSVVSKNAEVPFCCPEYTIRATSRGKEVMLTLAPTQGEAMDVVFRFGMSGSFKLSREDTLPKHAHLLFYTKDTPRRALCFVDPRRFGTWQVNGTWQPGRGPCVMLEYEKF; from the coding sequence ATGCCGGAGGGTCCAGAGCTTCATCTCGCCAGCCTCTTTGTCAATGTGGCCTGCGCAGAGCTGCGTTTCGCGGGCGCGGTGGAGAAGTCTGTGGTTAGCAAGAACGCGGAGGTGCCATTTTGCTGCCCGGAGTACACTATCCGCGCCACGTCCCGGGGAAAGGAGGTGATGCTGACCCTCGCCCCGACGCAGGGAGAGGCCATGGACGTGGTCTTCAGGTTCGGCATGTCCGGGAGTTTCAAGCTGAGCCGCGAGGACACGCTCCCCAAACACGCCCACCTGCTCTTCTACACCAAGGACACCCCGCGGCGAGCGCTCTGCTTTGTGGACCCGCGGCGCTTTGGGACCTGGCAGGTGAATGGCACGTGGCAGCCGGGACGTGGCCCATGTGTGATGCTGGAGTACGAAAAGTTCAG